The window CATTCACTTGCACATATTATGGCGCAAGCAGTATTGGAGCACTTCCCTAAAGCAAAAATGGGATTTGGACCTCCTGTCGATTTTGGATTTTATTACGATTTTGACTTTGGTGATGAAAAAGTGTCATCGGAAGATTTTAAGAGGATCGAGAAATCGATGTACAAAATCATCAACCAAAAGCAGGAGTTTGGCATTTCCTATCTCTCCCTCGACGATTCAATAAAGATGCTCGAGGAGATGGGGCAGAATTACAAAGTGGAATATGCCAAAGAACTCGTTGAATCAGGTCAAGCTGAAAACGGGCAGTTAAGTTTTTATAAAAATGGCTCGTTTGTCGATATGTGCGAAGGTCCGCATGTCTCGAACACCGGAGAAATACCTCCAAAATGTTTTAAACTCGACAGAGTCTCAGGCAGCTACTGGCGTGGCGATGAAAAAAGACCGATGCTCACCAGAATTTACGGTATAGCTTTCGAGACCGAAGAAGAAGTGAAAGACTACATCAGACGCCGTGAGCTCGCCATGCAAAGGGATCACAGAAAACTCGGACATGAGCTCGAGATTTTCATGATCGACGATGAAGTGGGTACCGGACTCCCTCTCTGGCTGCCAAACGGTGCCATAATCAGAGGTGAACTTGAAGCATGGGCAAAGGAAGTCGAACAAAAAGCCGGTTATCACCATGTCGCAACTCCATCCCTGAGCAAATCAAATCTCTATTACAGATCGGGACACTTGCCATATTATGCCGAGTCGATGTTCCCGCCAATGGTGCTCGATGAAAACACAGAATATTATCTGCGTCCGATGAACTGCCCGCATCATCACAAGATCTATGGTTTCAGACCAAGAAGCTACCGTGAGCTCCCTTATCGTCTCTCTGAATATGGTGACATGTTCCGCTACGAAAAACACGGATCGCTCTCGGGCTTACTTCGAGTCCGTGCAATGTGTCTGAATGATGCACATATCTATTGTGAGTATGATCAGGTGAAGGAAGAATTTGCGGCGGTTATCAATATGTACAAGTATTACTATGACTACCTGCGACTCGGTAATTTCAGAGTAAGGCTCTCGCTTCACGATCCGGCAAGCGACAAGTATGTGAAGGATGAAGAAGAGTGGATTACCAGTGAAAATATTGTTAGAGAGATACTTACAGAAAACAATATTGAATTCATCGAGGAAGCGGGTGAAGCGGCATTTTA is drawn from Bacteroidota bacterium and contains these coding sequences:
- the thrS gene encoding threonine--tRNA ligase; the encoded protein is MKEADKLYKIRHSLAHIMAQAVLEHFPKAKMGFGPPVDFGFYYDFDFGDEKVSSEDFKRIEKSMYKIINQKQEFGISYLSLDDSIKMLEEMGQNYKVEYAKELVESGQAENGQLSFYKNGSFVDMCEGPHVSNTGEIPPKCFKLDRVSGSYWRGDEKRPMLTRIYGIAFETEEEVKDYIRRRELAMQRDHRKLGHELEIFMIDDEVGTGLPLWLPNGAIIRGELEAWAKEVEQKAGYHHVATPSLSKSNLYYRSGHLPYYAESMFPPMVLDENTEYYLRPMNCPHHHKIYGFRPRSYRELPYRLSEYGDMFRYEKHGSLSGLLRVRAMCLNDAHIYCEYDQVKEEFAAVINMYKYYYDYLRLGNFRVRLSLHDPASDKYVKDEEEWITSENIVREILTENNIEFIEEAGEAAFYGPKVDIQIKNLLGREETVSTCQFDFVMAKRFDLWYSAKDGTMKQPYILHRAPLSTHERMISFLIEFWGGAFPTWMAPTQVMLIPVNEGVVDYANELKQSMIEKGIRADIDLSDDSFNKKIRKAVTKKTPNMWIIGDNEKAERAITWRRYAVQDQMKLQADAAIDKIVYMRTNRIMDNFADIEI